In Mugil cephalus isolate CIBA_MC_2020 chromosome 20, CIBA_Mcephalus_1.1, whole genome shotgun sequence, the following are encoded in one genomic region:
- the LOC124997451 gene encoding glycerophosphodiester phosphodiesterase 1-like — MLQIGDEVMYFSALFLLVLLATRSATGASLLTAFLYVFMVMFRFPPVPADQAGRVLRPGAPSGSVPVVAHRGGSHDAPENTLAAIREASRNGATGVELDLSFTADGVAVLMDDETVDRTTNGSGQVNKLHFVQLRRLDAAARHRLKDKFSAEKVPTLQEAVEESIKHQLTIFFDVKGQPDKAASVLHEMYKKFPVLYNSSVVCSFEPKVIYKMRQTDPRVVTALTHRPWRLSQFADGAPRTLSSWGQLWTGALDILLDWAHHHILWKLCGISAILVQKDSISKDYVQYWAERGVEVLGWTVNTAVEKDYYQNLLEIGYITDSLLEDCEAHF, encoded by the exons ATGCTGCAGATTGGGGATGAAGTGATGTATTTCTCGGCTCTTTTCCTGCTCGTGTTATTGGCTACGAGGAGCGCCACCGGGGCCTCCCTCCTCACCGCATTCCTCTACGTCTTCATGGTGATGTTCCGGTTTCCTCCCGTGCCGGCGGACCAGGCCGGTCGAGTCCTGCGGCCCGGGGCTCCTTCAGGCAGCGTGCCGGTGGTGGCGCACCGGGGAGGGAGTCACGATGCTCCGGAGAACACCTTGGCAGCGATCAGAGAG GCCAGTCGAAACGGAGCGACCGGAGTGGAACTGGACCTGAGCTTCACGGCCGACGGAGTGGCTGTGCTGATGGACGATGAGACTGTGGACCGCACCACCAACGGCTCTGGACAAGTCAACAAACTTCACTTTGTCCAGCTTAGGAGACTAGACGCTGCCGCTCGCCACAGGCTGAA GGACAAGTTCAGCGCAGAAAAGGTTCCAACTCTACAAGAGGCGGTGGAAGAGAGCATCAAACACCAGCTGACCATCTTCTTTGATGTCAAAGGTCAACCTGATAAG GCTGCATCGGTGCTTCATGAGATGTACAAGAAGTTCCCGGTCCTTTACAATTCCAGCGTCGTTTGCTCCTTTGAACCCAAAGTCATCTACAAG ATGCGTCAGACCGACCCCCGCGTGGTCACGGCCCTCACGCACCGTCCCTGGAGACTGAGCCAATTTGCCGACGGCGCCCCTCGCACCCTCTCCTCATGGGGTCAGCTGTGGACCGGTGCTCTGGACATCCTGCTGGACTGGGCCCACCATCACATACTGTGGAAGCTCTGTGGAATCTCTGCCATCCTGGTGCAGAAAGACTCCATTTCAAA GGACTATGTTCAGTACTGGGCAGAGAGAGGGGTGGAGGTGCTGGGCTGGACCGTCAACACCGCCGTGGAGAAGGACTACTACCAGAACCTGCTGGAGATCGGCTACATCACCGACAGTCTGCTGGAAGACTGCGAAGCTCATTTCTGA
- the LOC124997452 gene encoding MAPK regulated corepressor interacting protein 2-like, whose amino-acid sequence MYTITRGPSKLVTQRRTGPTQQLDNKINDFKHKQTSWNMPDLPAPRIVFNRLNGKKYHQPAAAAPADDQHEESFTPAHEENVKFVYEAWQEVLQQQEQGPSQGPEVTHRAVHYKETAPGPHMDDFVPIDLDEWWAQRFLANIDKLS is encoded by the exons ATGTACACGATTACAAGAGGTCCCAGCAAACTGGTCACCCAGCGACGCACAG GGCCCACGCAACAGCTGGATAACAAAATCAACGACTTTAAGCACAAACAAACCTCCTGGAACATGCCCGA CCTTCCTGCGCCCAGGATAGTCTTCAACCGCCTGAACGGTAAGAAGTACCATCAGCCGGCGGCGGCTGCCCCCGCAGACGACCAGCACGAAGAGAGTTTCACCCCTGCGCACGAGGAGAACGTCAAGTTCGTGTACGAGG CCTGGCAGGaggtgctgcagcagcaggagcagggaCCCAGCCAGGGGCCGGAGGTGACCCACAGAGCGGTCCACTACAAAGAGACCGCCCCCGGCCCACACATGGACG ATTTTGTGCCCATAGATCTGGATGAGTGGTGGGCCCAGCGCTTCTTGGCCAACATAGACAAGTTATCCTGA
- the trap1 gene encoding heat shock protein 75 kDa, mitochondrial codes for MSRCLALARFALGSCRRTASPLTSCARGLSVRSAAPLVPRDLQVGRQQRWSGRSRVWSSQWSGLGFSQQSYYSTQEVEKDPEEEPLHTIISDTESVEGNFSKHEFQAETKKLLDIVARSLYSEKEVFIRELISNGSDALEKLRHKLITGGGDTAPMEIHLQSDAAKGTFTIQDTGVGMTQEELVANLGTIARSGSKAFLDALQNQAEASSTIIGQFGVGFYSAFMVADRVDVYSRAAEPGSPGYKWSSDGSGVFEIAEASGVQQGTKIVLHLKEDCKEFATEDRVKDVVTKYSNFVSFPIFLNGRRLNTLQALWMMDPKEISDWQHEEFYRYVAQAYDKPRYTLHYRADAPLNIRSIFYVPDAKPSMFDVSREMGSSVALYSRKVLIQTKAADILPKWLRFLRGVVDSEDIPLNLSRELLQESALIRKLRDVLQQRVIRFLLEQSKKEPEKYNKFFEDYGLFMREGIITTQEQDVKEDIAKLLRYESSALPAGQHTNLVEYSSRMKAGTRNIYYLCAPNRHLAEHSPYYEAMKQKDMEVLFCYEQFDELTLLHLRSFDNKKLISVETDIVVDHYKEEKYEENKPASERLTQEQADDLIAWMKNVLGFRVTNIKLTPRLDTHPAMITVLEMGAARHFLRTQQVARSPEERAQILQPTLEINAGHDLIKKLQALKDTNSELAGLLLEQIYDNAMIAAGLNDDPRPMISRLTDLLTKALEKH; via the exons ATGTCCCGCTGTCTCGCCTTGGCTCGGTTCGCCCTCGGTTCTTGTCGGAGGACGGCTTCTCCGCTAACGTCATGTGCGCGGGGCCTGAGCGTGAGAAGTGCGGCGCCCCTCGTTCCCAGAG aCCTGCAGGTTGGACGGCAGCAGAGGTGGAGCGGTCGATCCAGGGTGTGGAGCTCGCAGTGGTCCGGCCTCGGCTTCAGCCAGCAGTCTTACTACAGCACCCAGGAGGTAGAGAAGGACCCAGAGGAGGAGCCTCTGCACACCATCATCAGCGATACGGAGTCTGTAGAAG GTAATTTTTCCAAACATGAGTTTCAGGCTGAAACAAAAAAGCTGCTGGACATTGTCGCCAGGTCCCTGTACTCTGAAAAAGAG GTTTTCATCAGGGAGCTGATCTCTAACGGCAGCGACGCTCTGGAGAAACTGCGCCACAAACTGATCACGGGTGGCGGTGACACGGCTCCTATGGAGATCCACCTGCAGAGCGATGCCGCAAAAGGCACCTTTACCATCCAG GACACAGGAGTTGGTATGACCCAAGAGGAGCTGGTGGCCAACCTGGGGACTATCGCCCGTTCTGGCTCCAAG GCATTTTTGGATGCTCTCCAGAACCAGGCGGAGGCCAGCAGCACCATCATCGGTCAGTTTGGCGTCGGATTCTACTCCGCCTTCATGGTGGCCGACCGCGTGGACGTGTACTCTCGCGCCGCTGAGCCCGGCTCGCCCGGGTACAAGTGGTCCTCAGACGG CTCTGGAGTTTTTGAGATTGCTGAGGCCAGTGGCGTCCAGCAGGGGACGAAGATTGTGCTTCACCTGAAAGAGGACTGCAAGGAGTTTGCCACTGAGGACAGAGTGAAAg atgTTGTAACAAAGTACAGCAACTTCGTGAGCTTCCCCATCTTCCTGAACGGACGGAGGCTCAACACTCTGCAG gcCTTGTGGATGATGGACCCAAAGGAAATTAGCGACTGGCAGCACGAGGAATTCTACCGGTACGTCGCCCAGGCGTACGACAAGCCCCGCTACACCCTGCACTACCGCGCCGACGCCCCGCTCAACATCCGCAGCATCTTCTACGTCCCCGATGCC AAGCCGAGCATGTTCGACGTGAGCAGGGAGATGGGCTCCAGCGTGGCGCTGTACAGCAGGAAGGTCCTGATCCAGACCAAAGCCGCTGACATCTTACCCAAGTGGCTGCGCTTCCTTCGAG gtgtggtGGACAGTGAGGACATTCCCCTGAACCTGAGCAGAGAGCTGCTGCAAGAGAGCGCCCTCATCAG GAAGCTCCGTGACGTCCTGCAGCAGAGAGTGATTCGCTTCCTGCTGGAGCAGAGCAAGAAGGAGCCGGAGAAGTACAACAAGTTCTTCGAGGACTACGGCCTCTTCATGAGAGAAGGCATCATCACCACCCAGGAGCAAGACGTCAAG GAGGACATCGCCAAGCTGTTGAGATACGAGTCGTCGGCTTTGCCAGCCGGCCAACATACTAACCTGGTGGAGTACTCGTCCCGCATGAAGGCCGGGACGCGCAACATCTACTACCTGTGCGCCCCCAACAGACATCTAGCAGAGCACTCGCCCTACTACGAGGCcatgaaacagaaagacatgGAG GTGCTGTTCTGCTACGAGCAGTTCGACGAGCTGACCCTGCTCCACCTCAGGTCCTTCGACAACAAGAAGCTGATCTCGGTCGAGACCGACATCGTGGTGGATCACTACAAGGAGGAGAAGTACGAGGAAAATAAGCCAG CGTCCGAGCGCCTCACACAGGAGCAGGCCGACGACCTGATAGCGTGGATGAAGAACGTTTTAGGTTTCAGAGTCACCAACATTAAG CTGACTCCTCGTCTCGACACCCACCCAGCCATGATCACCGTGCTGGAAATGGGCGCCGCACGCCACTTCCTCCGCACCCAGCAGGTGGCGCGCAGCCCCGAGGAGAGGGCGCAGATACTGCAGCCAACGCTGGAGATAAACGCAGG ACATGATCTGATCAAGAAGCTGCAAGCGCTGAAGGACACAAACTCCGAACTGGCTGGATTGTTACTGGAACAG ATCTATGACAACGCCATGATCGCGGCAGGTCTGAACGACGATCCCCGGCCCATGATTTCCCGCCTCACCGACCTCCTGACTAAAGCTTTGGAGAAGCACTGA